Genomic segment of Cyprinus carpio isolate SPL01 chromosome A13, ASM1834038v1, whole genome shotgun sequence:
gagatgcaaagctgaattgtcagcatcattactccagtcttcagtgtcacatgatccttcagaaatcattctaatatgctgatttattatcaatgctggaaacaGTATTTTGGACTGAATACATGGTGCTGCATTTGTGTCTACAGCCGGAGGTCGCACATGCGCCACTCCCCTCATCAGCTCCTGCGCAGCATTTTGCTAAGGTCACAACTCATAGATCAATAGCCTAAAAATATCATTTCAAATGTGCAAGCTATTCTGGGCCAAGCAAACATGCCGTGTCTGCTCGGTACAAACAGACCACCCCAGGCTGTTAATATGGGAGGCAAGTACCACACCATTAGGGggataaatgtaatcttttttcaTGTTAACACATACAATCACCGATACTGTATACTAAGTGGTATATTTTGGAAATCCAATCTTTTGGATGTTTTGAAGAAAGAGGAGCAATTGTTCAGATCACATGAAATACAGGCCCTAACTATAGAAAGCCAGGATTCAACATACTAGcttataaaatgcatttgcacAATCTACTGAAAATTGACATCTGTTTTGACAGAGTATTTCAACTGTCATATCAGTGTAATCATGCATACTCACAATGACAAAGTTTTAAGACACTGACACCAGAAGCCTTGTGAAAATAATTAGTCAAGTGTTTGCTTTCAGGCTGAACTAATCAAAAAACAGCTTTGACAGCTTTTACAGGTCCCCTATTAGCTGGAATAAAACTATAACATGCAATTAGAAGACAAATGTTGCATGatgtttcttttttccttcctCTCTAAGGCATAATATTACACGTTCAGCAATAGGAATAAAAAAGGAAGATGGCATTCAAAGAACACTTACACTAGtgcagattaatttaaaaaaagcgaCTGTATGTGAGCATTTCAACTGCAGGAATGGCCAGGAGAATGTAGATAGATTTGATCAATGtctaaattagaaaaaaagatattaaaagcTACCAGCAACACTATTACATCAAACAGATTATGTAAAACGTTTAAGTCAGGATAATAGGTTCAAGTATCTGGTTCGATGTTAGGCAGCTCTAGATTGCCATCAGCTTCAGAAACAAGGAACAAAACGTTTTCAACGCAGCAGAGGGGAAATGAATAATGTTGCTAATGCTACCTAGGCTTGAACATTGATTACTATGGAGTGGTGTGGAGACAAAAGACTTAGCTACATTAAACCTCTCAGAGTTTCTCTACCCTGGAGCTCAATTTATTGACCATGCACTCAGCAAAGCAGAAAGTAAGCAAAGAGAGAGACAGGGCATGTTAAATCTCTTTAGATAAGAGGGAAGTAACAGGTATTCAAGGACTCAATCATGTGAGCCCTATAGAATTCAAATGAGAGGCCCAAAAAGCAGAACCGATGCAGCTTCTCCCAGGAGAGAACGGTGCTCTCTTGATGGATTATTAGCGCTGACCTATGAAGTCAGCACTAATATCAGTGACTGAGATACATTCTTGTGTGCGCGGATACTGTAACCCAATGGAAAATGGAAGGTGACCTGAAATTAAATTGGAATAtcctaaaaatcatttaatctCTGTACTTTAGGCCATTTGACTTGAAGTCAGTTAGTTCAAGATTTAAGGAATGGTTAGAGTTTATTGATAAAGCATGAGGAAATATGCAGCAATTTCTTTCAGACACACAGCCAGCTACTTTCTGGGGTGTATTTAatgatttgtaatgtttgtaCAGCAGGATAAAATGGTCTATGTTGTCTTATGTCTAAGGCAGTTGTGTTGTTTCATTAGATACATGTTAGTGATTTCCTGCTAATTCTCTGCAGTCAAAAGCATCTGTTTCTCTTTTCAGTAGTCCTTGCACTCTACATGATTGCTTCCGACCATAACAATACGTTTGAAAATCTGTTGGCTGTAACTGATCCTTTCAAGAAGTACGAGTCACAATGAGCATGAGatgaaaacatacacacacacacacttttaagtCTGTCAGTGGCtcatcataatttattttctgctaAAATGTACAGCATTTAAGTGACCGACTAAAAAGGTAACTCATAAATACAGGACTGTTGCTCTGTTAATTAGTACAATCAGGATATCCCTCTTACGTCAAACTGCCATTCTGTACAGGTACAAAGGCTACAAAATAAGCTATACAAACAGACACAGATACAATTTACCTTTTTACATGCCATCTGTTTTGTCTATCAACAAGGCTACTGCTCTACATttcagtaaaatataaattagatgttttataaagataaaaaaaatctacagatggaatgaaaatgtaagtttaaaGGCATTTCATAAAAGACCAACTTTGGAGTAAATTGacactcataataataattttgcaacTCTGCCCCATTTGAAATGTTTTCGTTTACCCTTCTCCTTTGATTTAGATTTCTACATGTACAAATACTGACATTGACTGTTCTTTGCTATTGTGACAGAAATTgctttaaattgtataaaaacagAAAGCTGCCTCAGGTAAAGAAACTTGTTATAAAGTAACAAATTATACACAATTAGCAATAGAACCTTCCAAGCCGAACGTGACAATGTTTTCAAATCTTTACAGTATTAGAATCAACAAAAATAGAGTTTAATTTTTCCTTCCATACGAGGGAAACCTAACCAAGGccatacatttaatataaaattgctTGCTATTAAGCACAACACTGTACAGTACTACTTTGATGCACTGTTACTAACAAAGACGTTATAGCATGCTAAGTATaaccttacatttaaaaaaatataaaagtagatttacaataatttaaataataggAAGGCATGAGTACAGACTTACATATATAACCTTGCGATTGCTAAAGGTACATTGAAAAGGCTCTTTTGTCCAAAAACATACATTGCAGGCACATTTAAAGGTTCCATAATGCAGGTTCCAACTTAAAGAAAATGTAACCTCCATTCAACTGCGATGCAGTTCGGGGGAGATTTGCGCTTaaacaaatgttacattttaaatcttatgCTGTAAGGCTTCCCATAAACAGGGGAAAAAAGCTAAAATTTAGccaataaacaaaactttttttgcattCTTACCAAGTGCTGGTTCTTTCAGAAAGATCCATAAAAGCGAACATTAACTATGAAAATAAGAACAAACTAAATACCTCAAGTCAACTAGCTGACTTTGCAACATCATGACCCTTCACTTTCAGGTCGCTGATTATCGTCTCATATAAGACCCGTTTAAGGGTTGTTTGGACATGCCAGTGTTCACATAACCATGATGACCTGCTGGGCTGTACATCATATTGCCATGGGGAGGAGCCTGCATGGGCTGCTGTGGGTAAGGCTGAGTACCCATCATGCCCATCTGCATAGAGTACTGTGGAGATTGATTCATATAGGTAGGATTGCCATGGTAGCCTCCGTTCATCATGGGCTGTGTCACTCTGTAAGTGTTCATCGCCATATTGACGTTCACGTTCATTGAGTTGACATTGTAAGCCGGGGCGGGCATGAGGTTTACCCCCATGTTCATCCGCGGTGGCATAGCCAGCGTCCGCCCAGGAGCCTGCATGGCTACAGTCTGAGGACCCCTACCATACATCTGCTGCTGGTGGTGGGGCTGCAGAGGGGCCGTTTTGGAGCGGATGGACAcagggtggtggtggtggtgattcTTGGGGGCCATTTGCGTTTGCAGTCTCTGAGACTGGGCCAGGTTCATGTTGGGTGTAGCCATGTTGCGCTGCAGCATCATGGGTGGTGGTGTCATGTTGGGTGGAGGAGTCACAGTAGCCTGTGACTGAGGACCTCCACCAGGTTGCGACAGCGACACCAGTGCGGGATTGTGAGGACCGAGTTGCGTGGACAACGAGCCGTTGTTGTTTGCATAGGATGAGATGGAGTGTGAGGCAGAATGGCTGAAGGGCAAGGAGTGGTCCATGATAGTATTGGTGAGCTGTTGTAGCTTATGCAGGCTGAAAGTAGCAGAGTGCTGACCATAGTGTCCACCTCCATACTCTCCCTGGCCCATTCGGTCATACAGGCCCAGGTTGCTGGAGGGATTGTTGGATTCTGGGATGTCAGGCAGCTGCATGGGTGGAGGGAAGCTGGCCGGCATGGAGCAGTGCGACAGAGGCTGCTGGTACTGGTGTTGTGGGTGTTGGTGATGTTGATGGTGCGGATGGTGCTGGTGATGGCTGTGGTGGTGACTGTGGCTATGGCCGTGCCCGTGGCCATGCGGATGGCTGGGCTGCCTCTCCGGCACACAGCCTTGCGGAGACTTCACACTGCATCCCTGAGGGGAGCTCATGCTGGTTTGCTGGAGCATGCTGCAAGCGCCAGTATTGTTCACTACAGGACCGGCCATCTGCTGGGACACAGCACAGCTGCTCTGACTGTGGCTGCCACCGGAGGAGAGGTTGCCATAGGAACAGCTGCTCTGGGAGGAGGCGCCCGCTCCTGCTCCCGTGCCACAAATGCTGTTACCCAGCGTTGAGTCATAACTACTGGGATTCTCGTAATTCTCAGTGGTGCTCTCAATGCTACCTAGGTCACTGAAGCCACTGTCCACCACCTGCTGAGAGTGGTCTGACACCGAGGGCACATCCATTATTGGACTAGTCTCCATGTTGTTATGTAGTGAGTGCACTGAGACAGTGCCCTGATCAGGACTGATCTGTGTGTAACCACTTTCTAAAATGGACACTGCTGGACTGTTGACTGATCGTACAGATTGGCTCGGGTGAGAATGGACAGAAGACAGAGGGCTGCTGTGATCTGACTGCTGGCAGTCGTCCACGGGAGTCATCTGAGGGCTCTGCTCAACATGAACATACCGTTGTAGGCTGTGGCAGGCCTCCTGAGTTTCCACACAATCCTGAAAGTGCCTCTCCTGCTCAGACTCTTGAGTCAGAGACTGCACTGCTTGGGCCGTCTCCATGTCAAGCTCAGGGCAAATGTTATGGTCCTCTTTTATTGCCGGGGTCAACGGGCCCATATGCTTTTCTTCAGGCCTCTGACTATTATCCTCTTCCTCTGTTTCTGAGTCTGGAGGATGATCTGAGTCCACAGTGTCACCCTGTTGCACACCCAAGCTCACAAGAGTGCTTTCAGATGCAAGCTCCTCTAAGCAATGAGGCAGTGGGTCCACAGGGCTCGGCTGCACTTCAGGATTTTTACTGTTGTTACTAGGAGTTAGAACTGGCTCTGGGTCTTCCGTAAGGTCTCTTTCTGGTAGTGGCACCGGGTTGTCTACTCTCTGCTCATGGCTGTCATCTTCATCATCTGCATCATGATCATCCACATGAGATGGTTCTGGCTCTTCGtcttcatcatcttcttcatctcGTTCACCTGAGCCCTTACCAACCCTGCCTTCTGCTTCACCCTCTGGCTTCAGGTCTTTGACTTCCTCTGTATTTTGAGAGGACTCTTCAGCATCATCTATTGGACCTGATTTTGTCTCATTGGTCTCATCACCACAGGGTGAATTTTCCACCGAGTCAGATTTGTCTGTTGACTCAATCTCATTTCCTTTGTGAGAGTCGGATGGCTCGGGACTGTGGGGCTCTGAATCGCAGGGGTCCAGCTCTGGGTCCTCTGGTCTGGGCTCTCTAATGGACTCACATGGTCTTGAGAAGGAGGCAGGGCTGGCATCCTGCTCCTCTTCTTGCTCCTGCTCCACTGTGACCATTGGCGTCTCAGGAGGTGTGTAGAGGTTGAGCTTAAAGCCCATTTTGCGTTCCTTTAGTCTCCATTTAGGAGGGCCTCGTTTGACACCTTTGGGCCAGCCTTTCTTCCGTTTCAGAGGCCGAGGATTGTCCTTTTTCACTGCTTTAGAAACACCAAAAAAGATGTCCCCATGTTAACTTATCTTTCAAATATGCAACAAAACAGTATGgtttaaatattaacatgtatGGCTTTACCTTCCACATCCCCTCCTTCTTTCGATTGATTTGAGTGATTGTCATCTTTATATCTTCTTGGTCTACCAGGCCGACGCATGGCTAAAGTCTGGCTcttctcctcttcttcatcctcgCTGCCACCCCTCCTGCTGGGCTGTGGCAGAGGGCTTTCCACATCAGAGTTTTCGAATGGCTCATCTAACACCTCTGTTCTCTCTGATATGGTCTCGGTCGTGACACTGCTGTTGATTCGTGttctcctcctccctctcttcCGTCGCAGAGTTGGTGCCCgctaagaaaaaacaaaaaactaattaaaggGGGCTATTCACTTAACAGAGAAGTGCATATTGTATGCTTGAGAACAACTTGTGCCTGAGAATGGAATAAATACAGGGAGATGTCCAAGACTGTTAGACTTAACAACTGTCATATCAAGAGTTGGCCACTTTTTTGTCAAATTGTCCCTTGTGCCCTTTTAATCCAAAAAGCAGAGGTTTGGAGGAGACAGATACAGTAAAGGGTGATGCTAAACATAGGGAAATGTGGCTGCATTGTGAATGGGTTGCTTCATGATCTAAATGCAAAAGCCCATCATTTAGACCTCAGTGCCTGCACCACAGGCCATTCATTTGGAAAGCTTAGCCTGCCCAAAACCCCAAATGAGTGTGTGCAGAATCAAGCTGACCGCAAGTTCCTCACAACATATTCTCCCCCAGGCTTTCTGGTATAGCAGTACCCCAGTGCAAATAATCTGCAGTATTACTTGGTGATACAGAACCAAGATTTCCCACACAAATCATGAAAGGAATATTACTTAATTATGGACTAAAGGACTGATGGAAATTTCTGGCAAATGGATAGTTTTGGATCTTTTTCCATCCAACTAAATACGCCTCCCAAATGATGAAGGAAATTCAATGTGCACAATGTTGATGCAAAGAGAACTAGAGGAAATGCACACTACCATTGATTCTGATCTTTACCTTTCGCTTGAGCCCCTGCCCAGACTGGGATTTGATTGCACTGTCTTCATCATCGTCTTCAACATCATCATCACTGCTGCTTTCTGCACTCACTTCAAAATCTTTCCCAGCGCTGTTGGCAAACAGTGGGTCTGAGTATCTTCTGGTGAAGTTCTTGCACTTGGTTAGTGGAGGTCTTGTGCTAGTGTAGCCCATCCCCATTGTCAAATTCCTGGTTGACGCACTACAGCCCGCACGACGGTCTGCCTGTTataccacaaaaacacaaacatgagctTGTCTGAGTCACTCTGTACAGGCTGAAGCCAAGCAGACAAATAACATCTCAGTTATCCATTTTGCTTCCGCAGCGCCCCTGCAGTGCAGAGATTGTCTCTTGATTAGCCGTTGAGCtcagcaacatttatttttaagcggCTGTGGAAGATTACATTTCATGGGACATTCAGAGGCATTAATAATACAGGGCTTTGATTTAGGTTGCTCAGGAAGCTGGGTTACTGTTGAAAGTGCTTTCAGCTATCTCTGTGAACTCACCCTGAACTCCTGAAAGGCAAACGATGGGATAAATTTAGCTCACTTTTCATGCAAGCATCATCTTGTAGCTAATAATGCAAAGCCAAGTAAGAAATGAGTGACCTGCACTCATCGTGATCACCATGATCTGCCTATTGAATAGGTgtgaatttaaaaacataagcTTTGATTTTAGACACAGCCACCAGAACAGCCTTAAAAACAATGGTCAAGTTCAGCATTATGCAAAGAGAGTCAGGTTGTGTCAGAGGCCAAAAGGAAACAATAAAGGTCCATTTAACAAAATCTGCTGTTTTCAATGCAATATCTGCAAACGTTAATAAAGCAGACAAGCTGTAATTGTAAAGTGGACTTTAAGTCACCCTGTGGAATGAACTGATCAAGCCTCTGTATATATGTTGTCAAGAAAACCACATAGATGTTTGTTGCATATTTACATAAAGTTTTTTTGCAGAGGATTTATTCTCTATGGATTAAGCAACAGTATTAATGCACAGTGCCTACTTCTGGGggcttttttgacatttaaaacaatataggTATACCTATGGGTGTCTGTGATTACCCCAACAATGTAATGTGATTAGCTACACCAAGAGCACTGATAGGGAGTAGAAAGTCTTACAAGACATGTATTCAAAAAATAAGTAATCTGAGCAAGTAGTACATCAAGTAGTACACTGCCATAGATCTTTTCTTTGTTTGTGGACAAAGTCAGCAGAAAGAAGAATGAGAGAAGCCTGATTTTCTGCCAAATCAAACCTAAGAGCTCTGAATATACAGTAAATCATTATTAAAAGCTTATCATAGTGACTGCAGGGTAAAgcaaaaatgtggttttaaacaGATTTCACTTGTCGATTTATTTGTACTGGCTCAATAATTCATTTCTAATGGGAAATTTAACAAGAAAACCTTGACAGTTTAAGTATTAGAGCACTCTGTACTTggacagacaaacaaataaaaactgggTTCACTAAAATCAGGCATGTTCAGTCCAGATCAAATCATGAATAGATCTTTAAGCCTACCTGTGCTATAGCCCTCTTCAGCTCCCCTGGTGGGCTTCTGCAGACTGAAACCGGTGTCCAGCTCAGGCAGTCAGGGTCAACCTCATGAAGCCGTGGCTTCATTCTCAGTCTATCCACGTGCTCCTCAATTAGCTGATGTCTCCGGATGATTACAAACCTAAAAACcatgtaatattaaaaacattacatataatagtaaaaacagtttttctgcATCAAGTAGGAGAAATTGTAATTCAGTATTGATGCACATGTGAATATAGACATAATTGtggctttatttaaatatatttaaatctaatgTCTTCAGAGATAATGCAGTACACTGAAAGCATGCAAGATTGAAAGATACCACCACAGTCAAACCCACCTGCCATCCTGGAAATCAATCATGTTGAGCTGCTGAAGTGTGGTAGCGATGTCATGTGGACACATGCCCGTGGCTCGGCTCATTCCCCTGATGCTGACACTCTTATCTGGGTGGTTGTGCAGGTACTCCAGTATGACACTTTTCCAATAAGCCAAGTAGGACAGACGACCCAGATCAGACAGAGGCTTCTCTGGGGAGCCAGCCTGGCCCTCTAGCCTGGAAAGTAAGTAACctggaaagacagaaaaagagacaaaGAGAGGAGATGAGGAAAGATTGTTTATGAGTATTGTTGTCAGATCGGGTTCGAGTGTCACTctgacaaaacataaaacaactcaATCGCAATTTATGAAGACATGGAGTGATGGTTATATGCAGCTTCTTAAGGTCTTGAGGCACCTTTCACAAGCTTAGATTGAATGATATTTTAAAAGGcaaaaatcaaaaattcaaaGCCAAAGTGTTATTTGAAAGGAATTTAAAGATTATAGCTTTGCTTCTAATGGCTAAAGACTTGTCTCAGTTCTTGTGATGTcagtgttacattaaaaaaaaaaaaaaaaaaaaaaaaaagcagtattacaatacaatattttactAATGGATAAAAATAGAGAAGAGAATTACAAACAAGTCCAGTCCAAGTGATTgatacacacacatgaatataaatatgtaattgaaATTTTACACGGACTCGtaagaattattaatttacatatcaAATTATGTAATAATTGGCTAAAGTTTGAGCTGATCTTGTTCTAAGCAAAGTcagatttagattatttttatactgcaagtatttTAGTCTTTTGCATTAACACAAAGTATGTAAATGCTCTTCTGAGTCTACACAGCGAGCAAATTAAAACATTCACAAGCAAACAAATTACATCATGTACTACATTCAACTTTACATAAAGATATACAAACCAAGTACTACGAAACAGGCATTCTTTCCATCATGTCTGTCTAGTCTGAAACAGATTCTCTTTTTGCTTTCATGCAGAGCACAGAAGCATCTTTTCATGATGCAAACAATCTTATGCTCACATTTCTTAAGACTTCCAAACCAGTTAATGAATAACTTACTGAAATCAATGAGGAACCTCCCAAATCCTTGCCTTTGGTACTGAGGCATAATCATTATGCAGGAGACATTGTACTTCTGCTGGCAAAGCTTTTCCtgtgggagagaaagagagaaagatagagtgTGTCAGCACACTGCCAACGCATGCAATTCACTGCACCTGCCATTGTCCTGAACTGAACCAAATAACCACACAACATATAACCCTTCAAACATATTGCAGAAAAGGTTCAGATCCAAAAACGGGAACCGTACAAGAAATTCTTCAGCAGCCCACTAGATAACCTACTGTTACTGTACCT
This window contains:
- the LOC109111753 gene encoding histone acetyltransferase KAT6B-like isoform X2, with amino-acid sequence MVKLANPLYTEWILEAIQKIKRQKQRPSEERICHAVSTSHGLDKGVVLQQLELSVKDGSILKVTSKGCASYKDPDNPGRIGPFKLGGSGPVSLGSVIPAGDLRHVDWNKILRRAIEGLGVPAGSSLRNIERFLRSQGDLVNVVANPRFQQRLRLAAKRAVNNGRLLKDGPLYRMNSGGLGGKACFRSVGVFGVDLPPVTLLPHERDQPRADPIPICSFCLGTKESNRDKRPEELLSCADCGSSGHPSCLKFSADLTANVKALRWQCIECKTCSSCQIQGKNADEMLFCDSCDRGFHMECCDPPLSRMPKGMWICQVCRPKEQEGKRLLHKTAAQIKRRYAKPGRPRKNLAHPTVSDSGGPGSVELSEKARHGRGSISTFCTPPSSSTFIPTTDGRSLTDPLTSTPTRTTLPPINKKTKGLIDGLSKFFTPSPLGRRLRSETSGSSNQHRQRKRGYRKCHASMTTPGVRLNAPSSVLLTPSPSQGHSPISLNPAQSSSPSSAHSPHSSSSQSSGPSLSSLPGNNQLKGLFDGLSHIFTTQGQSRQKGLPSYAPPKRARRSQDISTSPKMSLQLQGKKSVKGFGSKLACLSGSASGWAPKRGRPFKSALHFKRTPFLRKHKLLGRFRFKASPKRENTTPGKGRLADGRVKPDSNYAFNAKRCSRREPQEGRMTLLNDHVAEEDLKLFRHIKEITAKKTGGDQGQSPPLIEFGQYEIQTWYSSPYPPEYSRLPKLYLCEFCLKYVKSQDILQRHSKKCGWFHPPANEIYRKDNLSVFEVDGNISKIFCQNLCLLAKLFLDHKTLYYDVEPFLFYVLTQNDEKGCHLIGYFSKEKLCQQKYNVSCIMIMPQYQRQGFGRFLIDFSYLLSRLEGQAGSPEKPLSDLGRLSYLAYWKSVILEYLHNHPDKSVSIRGMSRATGMCPHDIATTLQQLNMIDFQDGRFVIIRRHQLIEEHVDRLRMKPRLHEVDPDCLSWTPVSVCRSPPGELKRAIAQADRRAGCSASTRNLTMGMGYTSTRPPLTKCKNFTRRYSDPLFANSAGKDFEVSAESSSDDDVEDDDEDSAIKSQSGQGLKRKRAPTLRRKRGRRRTRINSSVTTETISERTEVLDEPFENSDVESPLPQPSRRGGSEDEEEEKSQTLAMRRPGRPRRYKDDNHSNQSKEGGDVEVKKDNPRPLKRKKGWPKGVKRGPPKWRLKERKMGFKLNLYTPPETPMVTVEQEQEEEQDASPASFSRPCESIREPRPEDPELDPCDSEPHSPEPSDSHKGNEIESTDKSDSVENSPCGDETNETKSGPIDDAEESSQNTEEVKDLKPEGEAEGRVGKGSGERDEEDDEDEEPEPSHVDDHDADDEDDSHEQRVDNPVPLPERDLTEDPEPVLTPSNNSKNPEVQPSPVDPLPHCLEELASESTLVSLGVQQGDTVDSDHPPDSETEEEDNSQRPEEKHMGPLTPAIKEDHNICPELDMETAQAVQSLTQESEQERHFQDCVETQEACHSLQRYVHVEQSPQMTPVDDCQQSDHSSPLSSVHSHPSQSVRSVNSPAVSILESGYTQISPDQGTVSVHSLHNNMETSPIMDVPSVSDHSQQVVDSGFSDLGSIESTTENYENPSSYDSTLGNSICGTGAGAGASSQSSCSYGNLSSGGSHSQSSCAVSQQMAGPVVNNTGACSMLQQTSMSSPQGCSVKSPQGCVPERQPSHPHGHGHGHSHSHHHSHHQHHPHHQHHQHPQHQYQQPLSHCSMPASFPPPMQLPDIPESNNPSSNLGLYDRMGQGEYGGGHYGQHSATFSLHKLQQLTNTIMDHSLPFSHSASHSISSYANNNGSLSTQLGPHNPALVSLSQPGGGPQSQATVTPPPNMTPPPMMLQRNMATPNMNLAQSQRLQTQMAPKNHHHHHPVSIRSKTAPLQPHHQQQMYGRGPQTVAMQAPGRTLAMPPRMNMGVNLMPAPAYNVNSMNVNVNMAMNTYRVTQPMMNGGYHGNPTYMNQSPQYSMQMGMMGTQPYPQQPMQAPPHGNMMYSPAGHHGYVNTGMSKQPLNGSYMRR
- the LOC109111753 gene encoding histone acetyltransferase KAT6B-like isoform X1 encodes the protein MVKLANPLYTEWILEAIQKIKRQKQRPSEERICHAVSTSHGLDKGVVLQQLELSVKDGSILKVTSKGCASYKDPDNPGRIGPFKLGGSGPVSLGSVIPAGDLRHVDWNKILRRAIEGLGVPAGSSLRNIERFLRSQGDLVNVVANPRFQQRLRLAAKRAVNNGRLLKDGPLYRMNSGGLGGKACFRSVGVFGVDLPPVTLLPHERDQPRADPIPICSFCLGTKESNRDKRPEELLSCADCGSSGHPSCLKFSADLTANVKALRWQCIECKTCSSCQIQGKNADEMLFCDSCDRGFHMECCDPPLSRMPKGMWICQVCRPKEQEGKRLLHKTAAQIKRRYAKPGRPRKNLAHPTVSDSGGPGSVELSEKARHGRGSISTFCTPPSSSTFIPTTDGRSLTDPLTSTPTRTTLPPINKKTKGLIDGLSKFFTPSPLGRRLRSETSGSSNQHRQRKRGYRKCHASMTTPGVRLNAPSSVLLTPSPSQGHSPISLNPAQSSSPSSAHSPHSSSSQSSGPSLSSLPGNNQLKGLFDGLSHIFTTQGQSRQKGLPSYAPPKRARRSQDISTSPKMSLQLQGKKSVKGFGSKLACLSGSASGWAPKRGRPFKSALHFKRTPFLRKHKLLGRFRFKASPKRENTTPGKGRLADGRVKPDSNYAFNAKRCSRREPQEGRMTLLNDHVAEEDLKLFRHIKEITAKKTGGDQGQSPPLIEFGQYEIQTWYSSPYPPEYSRLPKLYLCEFCLKYVKSQDILQRHSKKCGWFHPPANEIYRKDNLSVFEVDGNISKIFCQNLCLLAKLFLDHKTLYYDVEPFLFYVLTQNDEKGCHLIGYFSKEKLCQQKYNVSCIMIMPQYQRQGFGRFLIDFSYLLSRLEGQAGSPEKPLSDLGRLSYLAYWKSVILEYLHNHPDKSVSIRGMSRATGMCPHDIATTLQQLNMIDFQDGRFVIIRRHQLIEEHVDRLRMKPRLHEVDPDCLSWTPVSVCRSPPGELKRAIAQADRRAGCSASTRNLTMGMGYTSTRPPLTKCKNFTRRYSDPLFANSAGKDFEVSAESSSDDDVEDDDEDSAIKSQSGQGLKRKRAPTLRRKRGRRRTRINSSVTTETISERTEVLDEPFENSDVESPLPQPSRRGGSEDEEEEKSQTLAMRRPGRPRRYKDDNHSNQSKEGGDVEAVKKDNPRPLKRKKGWPKGVKRGPPKWRLKERKMGFKLNLYTPPETPMVTVEQEQEEEQDASPASFSRPCESIREPRPEDPELDPCDSEPHSPEPSDSHKGNEIESTDKSDSVENSPCGDETNETKSGPIDDAEESSQNTEEVKDLKPEGEAEGRVGKGSGERDEEDDEDEEPEPSHVDDHDADDEDDSHEQRVDNPVPLPERDLTEDPEPVLTPSNNSKNPEVQPSPVDPLPHCLEELASESTLVSLGVQQGDTVDSDHPPDSETEEEDNSQRPEEKHMGPLTPAIKEDHNICPELDMETAQAVQSLTQESEQERHFQDCVETQEACHSLQRYVHVEQSPQMTPVDDCQQSDHSSPLSSVHSHPSQSVRSVNSPAVSILESGYTQISPDQGTVSVHSLHNNMETSPIMDVPSVSDHSQQVVDSGFSDLGSIESTTENYENPSSYDSTLGNSICGTGAGAGASSQSSCSYGNLSSGGSHSQSSCAVSQQMAGPVVNNTGACSMLQQTSMSSPQGCSVKSPQGCVPERQPSHPHGHGHGHSHSHHHSHHQHHPHHQHHQHPQHQYQQPLSHCSMPASFPPPMQLPDIPESNNPSSNLGLYDRMGQGEYGGGHYGQHSATFSLHKLQQLTNTIMDHSLPFSHSASHSISSYANNNGSLSTQLGPHNPALVSLSQPGGGPQSQATVTPPPNMTPPPMMLQRNMATPNMNLAQSQRLQTQMAPKNHHHHHPVSIRSKTAPLQPHHQQQMYGRGPQTVAMQAPGRTLAMPPRMNMGVNLMPAPAYNVNSMNVNVNMAMNTYRVTQPMMNGGYHGNPTYMNQSPQYSMQMGMMGTQPYPQQPMQAPPHGNMMYSPAGHHGYVNTGMSKQPLNGSYMRR